From a region of the Butyrivibrio sp. AE3004 genome:
- a CDS encoding LytR/AlgR family response regulator transcription factor, which yields MSSSDTMKIAVCDDEMAQRRQLQFLIEKHRPGTEINLFESGEAFLSAFRPGVYDLIFMDILMPGMGGVDATTKIRSIDASVPIVFATSSQDHAMEGYKNRVIRYLMKPFDPIEVGEVLELAAQMKGAQGGVSVRIGGKDMTFSFEKICYVEQSAHTLYLHMANGATLQLTGKLDDIEAQTPDDSFMRCHKSYLVNLAHVKSIDKELQVFEMKDGDSVHIRRESLREANRMLADYAMRDL from the coding sequence ATGAGTAGCTCTGATACTATGAAAATTGCAGTCTGCGACGATGAAATGGCTCAGAGACGTCAGTTACAGTTTCTTATTGAAAAGCATCGTCCCGGAACCGAGATCAATCTATTTGAATCCGGAGAAGCCTTTTTATCTGCTTTCCGTCCGGGTGTTTATGACCTGATATTTATGGATATTCTTATGCCGGGAATGGGCGGAGTGGATGCCACGACTAAAATTCGCAGCATTGACGCATCCGTCCCAATCGTATTTGCAACTTCCAGTCAGGATCACGCCATGGAAGGCTACAAAAATCGCGTAATCCGTTATCTCATGAAGCCCTTTGATCCTATTGAAGTCGGCGAAGTACTTGAGCTTGCCGCGCAGATGAAGGGAGCACAGGGTGGAGTATCCGTACGTATAGGCGGTAAGGATATGACTTTTTCCTTTGAAAAGATATGTTACGTGGAACAAAGCGCTCATACTCTTTATCTGCATATGGCAAACGGAGCAACCCTTCAGCTAACAGGAAAACTGGATGATATCGAAGCTCAGACTCCGGACGATTCCTTTATGAGGTGCCACAAGAGTTATCTTGTAAATCTCGCGCACGTAAAAAGCATCGACAAGGAGCTTCAGGTCTTTGAAATGAAGGATGGAGATTCTGTTCATATCAGAAGGGAAAGCCTTAGAGAGGCAAATAGAATGCTGGCGGATTATGCCATGAGAGATTTATAA
- a CDS encoding sensor domain-containing diguanylate cyclase, with product MKSIQEKITLLTTIAILMVALIVGGTAIYTLRQVGNYDSARILNLTCETETNDIDRILFNTEEAVNILADYAVERLFSVEKLASDEAYRDSYTVQLANLFSNIAANVPGTVSYYVHYNPEIMPSDSGLLYIRDSVNDDFTYMQPTDINLYDPDDIEHVVWWYEPVRKGGPTWVEPYHNANLEKYLISYIVPLYENGVLIGIAGMDIDFYSMIDTVKAIKCYETGYACLVDNEGLVYYNPLFDTGTKMEDMGIEGDMSFESESNGSEPLAYSMGGIDKQLAYRTLSNGMRLIITAPVKEILAMSNELMRRVIISTILVLFTFLFLTIMVSRRITSPLKSLARVAREINDGKLEVVFPKETKDEVGELTHAMEKMVHHLKHHIDDLNSLAYHDSLTGVKNKTAYDDAASKLDLQEGDKEYGIVVFDANNLKKINDTYGHERGNIYLQNACRLTCRIFKGSPVFRIGGDEFVVILQGEDYDNCYKLLRDFDVEAERHNMETTNEWEKINIAKGMVKYDPETDSNVESVFKRADARMYVAKQKMKLAEMG from the coding sequence ATGAAATCGATTCAGGAAAAAATAACTCTTCTCACGACAATAGCAATACTGATGGTAGCGCTTATTGTCGGAGGTACGGCTATTTATACACTCAGGCAGGTGGGAAACTATGATTCCGCCCGCATTCTAAATCTGACCTGCGAGACTGAAACCAATGATATAGACAGAATCCTGTTCAACACTGAGGAGGCTGTTAATATTCTGGCGGATTATGCAGTCGAGCGTCTGTTTTCTGTTGAAAAGCTTGCCAGTGATGAAGCTTACAGAGATAGCTATACTGTGCAGCTTGCCAATCTTTTTTCCAATATAGCGGCGAATGTGCCGGGAACAGTTTCATACTATGTGCATTACAATCCGGAGATAATGCCTTCTGACAGCGGCCTTCTATATATAAGGGATTCTGTTAATGATGATTTTACATACATGCAGCCTACGGATATCAATTTGTATGATCCTGATGATATCGAGCATGTTGTCTGGTGGTATGAACCTGTAAGGAAGGGCGGACCGACATGGGTTGAACCGTATCATAATGCTAATCTTGAAAAATATCTTATATCTTATATAGTTCCTCTTTATGAAAATGGGGTTCTTATCGGAATTGCCGGAATGGATATAGATTTTTATAGCATGATTGATACTGTAAAGGCTATTAAATGCTATGAGACCGGATATGCGTGCCTTGTGGATAATGAAGGATTAGTATATTACAATCCTCTTTTTGATACCGGTACTAAAATGGAAGATATGGGTATTGAAGGCGACATGTCTTTTGAAAGTGAGAGCAATGGCTCAGAACCTCTTGCGTATAGCATGGGTGGTATAGATAAACAGCTTGCTTACAGGACATTGTCCAATGGTATGAGACTTATAATCACAGCTCCTGTCAAAGAAATTTTGGCTATGAGTAATGAGCTGATGAGAAGAGTCATTATTTCTACTATATTAGTACTGTTTACATTCCTGTTCCTTACCATAATGGTGAGCCGCAGAATCACAAGTCCTCTTAAGAGCCTTGCGCGTGTGGCACGTGAGATCAATGATGGAAAACTTGAAGTGGTATTCCCGAAGGAAACCAAGGATGAGGTCGGAGAACTGACACATGCCATGGAAAAAATGGTTCATCATTTGAAACACCATATTGATGATCTTAATTCACTTGCTTATCATGATTCACTTACCGGGGTTAAGAACAAGACCGCATATGATGATGCAGCATCAAAGCTGGATCTTCAGGAAGGCGATAAGGAATATGGCATTGTCGTATTTGATGCCAATAATCTTAAGAAGATCAATGATACCTATGGCCATGAGCGCGGAAATATTTATCTGCAAAATGCATGCAGACTTACCTGCAGGATATTTAAAGGAAGTCCTGTATTCAGAATAGGAGGAGACGAATTTGTAGTCATTCTGCAGGGCGAAGATTATGATAACTGCTACAAACTCCTAAGAGATTTTGATGTCGAGGCAGAACGCCATAACATGGAGACAACAAACGAGTGGGAGAAGATAAACATCGCCAAGGGAATGGTTAAATATGATCCCGAAACTGATTCAAATGTTGAGTCGGTATTCAAGCGTGCTGATGCCAGAATGTATGTTGCAAAGCAGAAAATGAAGCTTGCTGAGATGGGGTAA